One part of the Alistipes onderdonkii genome encodes these proteins:
- the deoC gene encoding deoxyribose-phosphate aldolase, which translates to MEYANHLNEYAPAWSAAQVDQEVARIREAAKRNHNTEVYKLCYSAIDLTTLSCNDSVTSVTEFARKAAEFYQKYPHIPNVASICIYPAFVETVGLAVDGTPMRITSVGGGFPAAQTFLEVKALEVAMAVENGADEIDIVLNVGRMLTGEYDEAANEVEVIRSEMDGDIVLKVIIESGALKTPDLIRKASLLSMFAGADFVKTSTGKIDVAATPEAAVVMCQAIRDYYEKTGRKVGFKAAGGVRTAEDGALYYTIVEEILGKEWLTTDLFRIGASSAANNILSAIEGREIKYF; encoded by the coding sequence ATGGAATACGCCAACCATCTGAACGAATATGCTCCCGCGTGGAGCGCAGCCCAGGTAGACCAGGAGGTCGCCCGCATCCGCGAAGCCGCGAAACGCAACCACAATACCGAGGTATACAAGTTGTGCTACTCGGCTATCGACCTCACGACCCTGTCGTGCAACGACTCGGTGACTTCGGTCACGGAGTTTGCCCGCAAAGCCGCCGAGTTCTACCAGAAGTATCCCCATATTCCCAATGTCGCTTCGATCTGTATCTATCCGGCATTCGTCGAGACCGTGGGGCTGGCCGTCGATGGCACTCCGATGCGCATTACGAGTGTGGGCGGCGGGTTCCCTGCAGCCCAGACCTTCCTCGAAGTGAAGGCCCTCGAAGTGGCGATGGCCGTGGAGAACGGCGCCGATGAAATCGACATCGTGCTCAATGTGGGGCGTATGCTTACGGGCGAATACGACGAGGCGGCGAACGAGGTAGAGGTGATCCGTTCCGAGATGGACGGCGACATCGTACTGAAAGTCATCATCGAGTCCGGGGCGTTGAAAACCCCCGACCTGATCCGCAAGGCATCGTTGCTGTCGATGTTCGCAGGTGCCGATTTCGTGAAGACCTCGACGGGCAAGATCGACGTCGCAGCGACTCCCGAAGCAGCGGTCGTCATGTGCCAGGCCATCCGCGATTACTATGAGAAGACCGGCCGCAAGGTCGGATTCAAGGCTGCCGGCGGAGTCCGCACGGCCGAAGACGGCGCACTTTACTATACCATCGTCGAGGAGATCCTCGGTAAGGAGTGGCTTACGACCGACCTGTTCCGTATCGGCGCATCGTCCGCCGCAAACAATATCCTTTCGGCGATCGAGGGCAGGGAGATCAAATATTTCTGA
- the nfo gene encoding deoxyribonuclease IV has translation MKYIGAHVSAAGGVENAPANAHGIGATGFALFTKNQRQWVAAPLTAAQIDAFRKACDKYGYTPAQILPHDSYLINLGHPEREALEKSRAAFLDEMQRCEALGLDRLNFHPGSHLQKISPERSLDLIAESINIALDKTRGVTAVIENTAGQGSNLGFAFEHLAYLIERVEDKSRVGVCIDTCHAFAAGYDLRTAEACDKTFAELERVVGFGYLKGMHLNDAMKILGSHVDRHTPLGEGMIGMECFRYIMQDARFDGIPLILETPDEQRWPEEIALLKSLAEG, from the coding sequence ATGAAATATATCGGAGCACACGTAAGTGCTGCGGGAGGTGTGGAAAACGCGCCCGCCAATGCACACGGGATCGGGGCCACGGGCTTCGCCCTTTTCACGAAGAACCAGCGCCAGTGGGTGGCCGCGCCGCTTACCGCAGCGCAGATCGACGCCTTCCGCAAAGCCTGCGACAAGTACGGGTATACACCCGCGCAGATACTGCCCCACGACTCGTACCTGATCAACCTCGGGCATCCCGAACGGGAGGCTCTGGAGAAGTCGCGCGCAGCCTTCCTCGACGAGATGCAGCGCTGCGAAGCGCTGGGGCTCGACCGGCTGAACTTCCACCCCGGCAGCCACCTGCAAAAGATTTCGCCCGAACGGTCGCTCGACCTGATCGCCGAGTCGATCAACATCGCACTGGACAAGACCCGCGGCGTGACGGCCGTGATCGAAAACACGGCCGGACAGGGTTCGAACCTCGGGTTCGCCTTCGAACATCTGGCCTACCTGATCGAGCGGGTCGAAGACAAATCGCGCGTGGGGGTCTGCATCGACACCTGCCATGCCTTTGCCGCCGGATACGACCTGCGGACGGCGGAGGCCTGCGACAAAACCTTTGCGGAGCTGGAACGCGTGGTCGGATTCGGGTACCTGAAGGGGATGCACCTGAACGACGCCATGAAGATTCTCGGCAGCCATGTCGACCGCCACACGCCGCTGGGCGAGGGGATGATCGGCATGGAGTGTTTCCGCTACATCATGCAGGACGCGCGTTTCGACGGCATCCCGCTGATCCTCGAAACCCCCGACGAGCAGCGCTGGCCGGAGGAGATCGCCCTGCTCAAGTCATTGGCCGAAGGATAA
- the rpsO gene encoding 30S ribosomal protein S15, with translation MAYLTAEKKQELFGQYGKSNTDTGSPESQIALFSYRISHLTEHLKSNKHDFGTQRALLRLVGKRRALLEYLKEVDIERYRAIVKTLNLRR, from the coding sequence ATGGCTTATTTAACAGCTGAGAAAAAGCAGGAGCTTTTCGGCCAGTACGGCAAGTCTAACACCGACACGGGTTCGCCCGAGAGCCAGATCGCGTTGTTTTCGTACCGTATCAGCCACCTTACAGAACACCTCAAGAGCAACAAACACGACTTCGGAACCCAGCGCGCACTGCTGCGCCTGGTCGGTAAGCGCCGCGCGTTGCTGGAGTATCTGAAAGAGGTCGACATCGAGCGCTACCGCGCCATCGTCAAGACGCTCAACCTCCGCCGATAA
- a CDS encoding TrmH family RNA methyltransferase: MKNTANRDTAWYGARTACLAEFMTPERNEVLRRTVAMRTRYMTVMAENMYHGQNAAALIRHCEAFGIQEMHTVETLCRFDPNPDIARGTDQWVDVQRHRSTAEALAALRRDGYRIVATTPHREDVTPETFDVTRGPFALVFGTEHAGISDEVIAGADEFLRIPMCGMVESLNVSASAAILIYMLSERVRLTVGDWRMDEARQAEVLYRWMMSSVKDAGGILARKFGNRP, from the coding sequence ATGAAAAATACCGCAAATAGGGACACCGCCTGGTATGGCGCGCGTACGGCCTGCCTTGCGGAATTCATGACCCCCGAACGCAATGAGGTACTTCGCCGCACGGTCGCCATGCGTACACGTTACATGACCGTTATGGCCGAAAACATGTACCACGGGCAGAATGCAGCGGCGCTGATCCGCCATTGCGAAGCCTTCGGCATACAGGAGATGCACACCGTCGAGACACTCTGCAGATTCGACCCCAATCCCGATATCGCCCGCGGCACCGACCAATGGGTCGACGTGCAGCGCCATCGCTCTACCGCCGAGGCGCTCGCCGCACTGCGCCGGGACGGGTACCGCATCGTGGCGACAACACCCCACCGCGAGGATGTGACGCCCGAGACTTTCGACGTCACGCGCGGGCCGTTCGCACTGGTCTTCGGCACCGAGCACGCCGGAATATCCGACGAAGTCATCGCAGGGGCGGACGAATTCCTGCGCATCCCGATGTGCGGCATGGTCGAAAGCCTGAACGTTTCGGCATCGGCCGCAATCCTGATCTACATGCTCTCGGAGCGGGTACGGCTCACGGTCGGCGACTGGCGCATGGACGAGGCGCGGCAGGCCGAAGTGCTCTACCGCTGGATGATGTCCAGCGTGAAGGATGCCGGGGGAATCCTCGCCCGAAAATTCGGAAACCGACCATGA
- a CDS encoding helix-turn-helix domain-containing protein, with protein MGVVYEEEISYISSRIRELRKERRLTVQELAYRCDMERSNLSRIEAGRTNLTVKTMCIICNALSVSLRDVIR; from the coding sequence ATGGGAGTTGTTTACGAGGAGGAGATATCCTATATCTCTTCCAGGATCAGAGAGTTGAGGAAGGAGCGACGTCTGACGGTACAGGAACTTGCATACCGTTGCGACATGGAAAGATCCAATTTGAGCCGTATCGAAGCGGGACGTACGAACCTTACGGTCAAAACGATGTGTATCATTTGTAATGCGCTGAGTGTGAGCCTGCGCGATGTAATTCGCTAA
- a CDS encoding DUF3078 domain-containing protein, translating to MKYFYLLFGLVPALLAGSPALAQISIDEVDAKEDKVTFEDKLKSTSVDVDYFSLARYKAERAAIRKERNYLEFSGGIQGSLMSYNDPWISVSGGDNSIALTAVFGLRHLFTKNLFTLETKFNAKLGYNRMKVETTQKDDEGNEYTDSEGIWFKNQDEFVISVAPSFKMSDNWSYGSILNFRSQFVNGYKSRTEQKEEHLKSKFMTPAYLDISLGITYKSPKAKFPIVVNISPIALNATFAENDLIRKTNGFNYGIEDPDKTSKYEGGSSIQIDFDRTFGKTGFLRYRTTLYSFYGWITDIGQKNKISDYSEYRIAYDDWVEKGSDIKTKPRLPIHPIVRWENTIDIKATKYLSTSLSFQLYYNRAQNLDVQTRTLLSVGLTYTFKNKEKPQK from the coding sequence ATGAAATATTTTTACCTGCTTTTCGGACTTGTTCCCGCCCTTTTGGCCGGCAGTCCCGCGCTCGCACAAATATCCATCGACGAAGTCGATGCCAAAGAGGACAAGGTGACCTTCGAGGACAAACTGAAATCCACCTCCGTCGATGTGGACTATTTCAGCCTGGCCCGCTACAAGGCCGAACGCGCCGCAATCCGCAAGGAGCGCAACTACCTCGAATTCAGCGGCGGCATACAGGGTTCACTCATGTCATATAACGACCCGTGGATCTCGGTCTCGGGCGGTGACAACTCCATTGCCCTGACGGCGGTTTTCGGGCTGCGCCACCTCTTCACGAAAAACCTCTTCACGCTCGAAACCAAGTTCAATGCCAAGCTCGGCTACAACCGCATGAAGGTCGAAACGACGCAGAAAGATGACGAAGGCAACGAATACACCGACAGCGAAGGCATCTGGTTCAAGAACCAGGACGAATTCGTGATTTCCGTCGCCCCGTCGTTCAAGATGTCCGACAACTGGTCGTACGGTTCGATCCTGAATTTCCGCAGCCAGTTCGTCAACGGTTATAAATCGCGTACGGAACAAAAGGAGGAGCACCTCAAGAGCAAGTTCATGACCCCGGCTTACCTCGATATCTCGCTCGGTATCACCTATAAAAGCCCCAAGGCCAAATTCCCGATCGTGGTCAACATCTCGCCGATCGCCCTGAATGCCACCTTTGCCGAAAACGACCTGATCCGCAAAACGAACGGATTCAACTACGGTATTGAAGACCCCGACAAGACGTCCAAATACGAAGGCGGTTCGTCGATCCAGATCGATTTCGACCGCACGTTCGGCAAGACAGGGTTCCTGCGCTACCGCACGACGCTCTATTCCTTCTACGGCTGGATCACCGACATCGGCCAGAAAAACAAGATCAGCGACTATTCCGAATACCGGATTGCATATGACGACTGGGTGGAGAAAGGCAGCGACATCAAGACCAAGCCCCGCCTGCCGATCCACCCGATCGTGCGCTGGGAAAATACGATCGACATCAAGGCAACAAAATACCTCTCCACGTCGTTAAGTTTCCAGCTCTACTACAACCGGGCGCAGAACCTCGACGTGCAGACCCGCACGCTGCTGAGCGTCGGCCTGACGTATACGTTCAAGAACAAGGAAAAACCGCAAAAATAG
- a CDS encoding aspartate aminotransferase family protein produces the protein MNTILRKQFLAHVGQTSPSPMLVEVARAEGSFFYTPEGKRYYDLVAGVSVSNVGHCNPAVVKAVQEQAARYMHVMVYGELVETPQVEYAAKVASLLPGGLSSLYFVNSGAEAVEGALKLAKRYTGRTELVSMRRAYHGSTHGSMSMMGAPEGEEWKGAFRPLLPDVQAIEFNDFGELERITRRTACVLAEPVQGEAGVRPPVPGYLEALRRRCDEVGALLVFDEIQTGMGRTGALFAMLKYGVAPDIVCLAKAFGGGMPLGAFAARPKIMQTLQENPVLGHITTFGGHPVCCAAGLAALNYLLDNKVVEGVEAKGALYAQLLGNHPAVREIRRSGLLLAVELGEPQKLYRIMELFKQAGILSDWFLFCDTAFRISPPLTISEEEIRQSAALILKCLDELG, from the coding sequence ATGAATACCATCCTCAGAAAACAATTCCTGGCCCATGTCGGCCAGACCTCGCCGTCCCCGATGCTGGTCGAGGTGGCGCGCGCCGAAGGGTCGTTCTTCTATACGCCCGAAGGAAAACGCTATTACGACCTGGTCGCCGGAGTATCGGTGAGCAACGTCGGGCACTGCAATCCTGCCGTCGTGAAGGCCGTACAGGAACAGGCCGCGCGTTACATGCACGTCATGGTCTACGGCGAACTGGTCGAAACGCCACAGGTGGAGTATGCCGCAAAGGTGGCGTCGCTGCTTCCGGGCGGGTTGTCGAGTCTCTATTTCGTCAATTCGGGCGCCGAAGCGGTCGAAGGGGCGCTCAAGCTGGCCAAACGCTATACCGGACGCACGGAGCTGGTCTCCATGCGTCGTGCCTACCACGGGTCGACCCACGGGTCGATGAGCATGATGGGGGCCCCTGAAGGCGAGGAGTGGAAAGGAGCTTTCCGGCCCCTGCTGCCCGACGTGCAGGCAATCGAATTCAACGATTTCGGGGAGTTGGAGCGCATCACGCGCCGCACGGCATGCGTCCTTGCAGAACCCGTGCAGGGCGAAGCGGGCGTCCGCCCGCCTGTCCCGGGCTATCTGGAGGCGCTGCGGCGCCGTTGCGACGAAGTCGGGGCGCTGCTCGTATTCGATGAGATACAGACCGGCATGGGGCGCACGGGAGCGCTGTTCGCCATGCTCAAATACGGCGTTGCACCCGACATCGTGTGTCTGGCCAAGGCATTCGGGGGCGGCATGCCGCTGGGTGCGTTCGCGGCGCGGCCCAAGATCATGCAGACCCTGCAGGAGAATCCCGTGCTGGGGCACATAACCACCTTCGGCGGACATCCGGTATGCTGTGCAGCCGGGCTCGCCGCGCTGAATTACCTGCTCGACAACAAGGTCGTCGAAGGGGTCGAGGCGAAGGGCGCACTCTACGCTCAACTGCTGGGCAACCATCCCGCGGTGCGGGAAATCCGCCGCAGCGGACTGTTGCTGGCGGTCGAGTTGGGCGAGCCGCAGAAACTCTACCGCATCATGGAACTGTTCAAGCAGGCGGGGATCCTGAGCGACTGGTTCCTGTTCTGCGACACGGCGTTCCGCATCTCCCCGCCACTGACGATTTCGGAGGAGGAGATTCGCCAAAGCGCGGCGCTGATCCTCAAATGCCTCGACGAATTGGGATAG
- a CDS encoding CvpA family protein yields MNTIDLIVCLMLVLAVWNGWRQGFVMQVCSLAGIIAGIWVASRYGAEVGAWLKLDETISAAGGFVVVLLAVVLLVAIAGRLVRKLCHFAGFGIADIVLGIAVSVLKYMLLLSVLFSAFDTLNEDYTLIGARTIEKSKSYKPVMRLSERIFPFLEWVGEQVPQQAREQDEE; encoded by the coding sequence GTGAACACTATCGATTTGATCGTCTGCCTCATGCTGGTGTTAGCCGTCTGGAACGGTTGGCGCCAAGGATTTGTCATGCAGGTATGTTCGTTGGCCGGAATCATCGCAGGCATCTGGGTTGCTTCACGTTATGGTGCCGAAGTCGGCGCCTGGCTCAAGCTTGACGAGACGATTTCAGCTGCCGGAGGTTTCGTCGTGGTGCTCCTGGCGGTCGTCCTGCTGGTGGCCATCGCCGGACGGCTGGTACGCAAATTGTGCCACTTTGCCGGGTTCGGGATAGCCGATATCGTACTGGGCATCGCCGTATCCGTTTTGAAATACATGCTGCTGCTGAGCGTCCTGTTTTCGGCGTTCGACACGCTGAACGAGGACTACACCCTGATCGGGGCCCGTACGATCGAGAAATCAAAAAGTTACAAACCCGTCATGCGCCTCTCCGAGCGTATTTTCCCGTTCCTGGAATGGGTCGGCGAACAGGTGCCGCAACAAGCACGGGAGCAGGACGAAGAATAG
- the pnp gene encoding polyribonucleotide nucleotidyltransferase — MEEKKLYNAVRKIITLADGRQIEIETGKLAKQADGSVVVKMGDTMLLGTVVAAKDAKPDTDFMPLQVEYKEKYAACGRYPGGFMKREGKANDSEVLVARLIDRALRPLFPADYHAEVYVTVNLISADKDIQPDALAGLAASAALAVSDIPFGGPISEVRVARIDGNYVINPNYSEMGKVDLDIMVGGTIDNILMVEGEMKEVSEEVMLGAIKFAHEEIKKHCAVQIELAKELGKDVKRTYCHEVNDEQLRQTIVEELYDKAYAIATSGTMKHEREEKFNALEAEFAARYSEEELAEKAPLIHKYFHDEVQKKAMRNMILNEGKRLDGRKTDEIRPIWCEVGYLPAAHGSAIFTRGETQSLTSVTLGTKLDEKVKDEVLVQGTEQFVLHYNFPPFSTGEAKAARGLSRREIGHGHLAWRALKPMVPLGEENPYAVRIVSDILESNGSSSMATVCAGTLALMDAGVKLKKPVSGIAMGLISDSQSGKWAVLSDILGDEDHLGDMDFKVTGTKDGITATQMDIKVDGLSYEVLAAALEQARKGRLHILGKITECIAEPREDYKPFVPRIVQITIPQDMIGAVIGPGGKVIQDIQKTTGTTITITEVDNKGIVDIFGQDKTALDGALNRIKAIVAIPEIGETYHGKIRSIVTFGAFVEIMPGKDALLHISEIDYKRFETMEETGLKEGDEIDVKLIGMDPKTNKLKLSRKVLLPKPEGYVERERRPRGDRPERGERHERHGRPERKEE; from the coding sequence ATGGAAGAAAAGAAGCTGTACAACGCAGTCCGCAAGATCATCACGCTGGCCGACGGACGCCAGATCGAGATCGAAACGGGCAAACTGGCCAAGCAGGCCGACGGCTCCGTGGTAGTCAAGATGGGAGATACGATGCTCCTGGGTACCGTGGTGGCCGCCAAGGACGCAAAACCCGACACCGATTTCATGCCCCTCCAGGTGGAGTACAAAGAGAAGTACGCCGCCTGCGGACGCTACCCCGGAGGCTTCATGAAGCGCGAAGGCAAGGCCAACGACAGCGAAGTGCTCGTCGCGCGCCTGATCGACCGAGCCCTCCGCCCCCTGTTCCCCGCAGATTACCACGCCGAGGTTTACGTAACGGTGAACCTCATCTCGGCGGATAAGGATATCCAGCCTGACGCCCTGGCGGGCCTGGCGGCTTCGGCCGCCCTCGCCGTTTCGGACATCCCCTTCGGCGGCCCCATTTCGGAGGTTCGCGTGGCACGCATCGACGGCAACTACGTCATCAACCCCAACTATTCGGAGATGGGCAAGGTCGACCTCGACATCATGGTCGGCGGTACGATCGACAACATCCTGATGGTCGAAGGCGAGATGAAGGAGGTTTCCGAGGAGGTGATGCTCGGGGCCATCAAGTTCGCACACGAGGAGATCAAGAAGCACTGCGCCGTACAGATCGAACTCGCGAAAGAACTGGGCAAGGACGTGAAACGCACCTACTGCCATGAGGTCAACGACGAGCAGCTGCGCCAGACGATCGTCGAGGAGCTCTACGACAAGGCGTACGCCATCGCCACGAGCGGCACGATGAAGCACGAGCGCGAAGAAAAGTTCAACGCCCTCGAGGCCGAGTTCGCAGCGCGTTACAGCGAGGAGGAACTGGCGGAGAAAGCCCCGCTGATCCACAAGTATTTCCACGACGAGGTGCAGAAGAAGGCCATGCGCAACATGATCCTCAATGAGGGCAAGCGCCTCGACGGCCGCAAGACCGACGAGATCCGCCCGATCTGGTGCGAGGTGGGTTACCTGCCCGCAGCCCACGGTTCGGCGATCTTCACGCGCGGTGAAACGCAGTCGCTGACCAGCGTTACGCTCGGTACGAAACTCGACGAAAAAGTCAAGGACGAAGTGCTGGTACAGGGTACCGAGCAGTTCGTGCTGCACTATAATTTCCCGCCCTTCTCGACGGGCGAGGCCAAGGCCGCACGCGGTCTGAGCCGCCGCGAGATCGGCCACGGCCATCTGGCATGGCGCGCCCTGAAACCGATGGTTCCGCTGGGCGAAGAGAACCCCTACGCCGTACGTATCGTATCGGACATCCTGGAGTCGAACGGTTCGTCGTCGATGGCTACTGTCTGCGCCGGCACGCTGGCCCTGATGGACGCCGGTGTGAAACTCAAAAAACCCGTCTCGGGTATCGCCATGGGGCTGATTTCCGATTCGCAGAGCGGCAAGTGGGCCGTACTGTCGGACATCCTGGGCGACGAAGACCACCTGGGCGACATGGACTTCAAGGTGACGGGTACCAAGGACGGCATCACCGCCACGCAGATGGACATCAAGGTCGACGGCCTCTCGTACGAGGTGCTGGCCGCAGCGCTGGAGCAGGCCCGCAAGGGACGCCTGCACATCCTCGGCAAGATCACCGAATGCATTGCCGAACCGCGCGAGGACTACAAGCCTTTCGTACCGCGCATCGTACAGATCACCATTCCGCAGGATATGATCGGTGCCGTGATCGGCCCCGGCGGCAAGGTCATCCAGGACATCCAGAAGACCACGGGTACGACCATCACGATCACCGAGGTCGACAATAAGGGTATCGTGGACATCTTCGGCCAGGACAAGACCGCCCTCGACGGCGCGCTGAACCGCATCAAGGCCATCGTTGCGATCCCGGAGATCGGCGAGACGTACCACGGCAAGATCCGTTCGATCGTCACCTTCGGTGCGTTCGTCGAGATCATGCCCGGCAAGGACGCCCTGCTCCACATCTCGGAAATCGACTACAAGCGCTTCGAGACCATGGAGGAGACCGGCCTGAAAGAGGGCGACGAGATCGACGTGAAGCTGATCGGAATGGATCCGAAGACCAACAAGCTCAAATTGTCGCGCAAGGTGCTGCTGCCCAAGCCCGAGGGCTATGTGGAGCGGGAACGCCGCCCGCGTGGCGACCGTCCCGAGCGCGGCGAACGCCACGAACGCCACGGACGCCCTGAACGCAAAGAAGAGTAA
- a CDS encoding S41 family peptidase has product MYKNSKYTVLFPLLLAAGVVLGLLLGQYMGRNSTTSEIKGMLRQMALPTNKLTYTLSLIENQYVDSVAMDSLAEHVIPLLVKELDPHSVYIPASEMQEINEPLEGEFDGIGVVFNMATDTVIVLNVIPQGPSDKAGIKAGDRIIEINDTLVAGQKLPQRDVVKKLRGPRGTTVHLGLGRQGITDLVGVDVVRDKIPIKSVESAFCIADGIGYIKLGQFARTTFDEMQASLDTLRAQGATKLIFDLRGNSGGYLDQAIMVANEFLHKDQLIVYTEDRQHKQLREYADGTGAAQDMDVVVLIDEGSASSSEILAGALQDNDRGTIVGRRSFGKGLVQRQIPYSDGSALRLTTARYYTPTGRSIQKPYTIGDDESYEEDIWNRYKNNEFFSADSIHFADSLKRVTPGGKVVYGGGGIMPDVFVPADTTDVTKYFVEVAGRNILYRYTIEYADRHREALNRVRTIPELQALLDSDKGLVEDFIRYAARKGVAPDYRDIARSRKLIEAQLRAYIGRNTALEDNGFYANIYPVDNVVVRAIGILNDTQKND; this is encoded by the coding sequence ATGTATAAGAACTCGAAATACACCGTCCTCTTCCCGCTGCTGCTGGCAGCGGGTGTTGTGTTGGGGCTGCTGCTGGGGCAGTACATGGGCCGCAACAGCACCACTTCAGAGATCAAAGGGATGCTCCGCCAGATGGCGCTGCCCACCAACAAACTCACCTATACGCTTTCGCTCATCGAGAACCAGTATGTCGATTCGGTAGCCATGGATTCGCTTGCCGAGCACGTCATCCCGCTGCTGGTCAAGGAACTCGATCCCCACTCGGTCTATATTCCGGCATCGGAGATGCAGGAAATCAACGAACCGCTCGAAGGCGAATTCGACGGCATCGGTGTGGTCTTCAACATGGCGACCGACACGGTGATCGTGCTGAACGTCATCCCGCAGGGCCCGAGCGACAAGGCCGGCATCAAGGCCGGCGACCGCATCATCGAGATCAATGACACGCTCGTCGCGGGGCAGAAACTCCCGCAGCGCGACGTGGTGAAGAAACTGCGCGGCCCGCGCGGCACGACCGTACACCTCGGGCTGGGACGCCAGGGTATCACCGACCTGGTGGGCGTCGACGTCGTTCGCGACAAGATTCCGATCAAAAGCGTAGAATCGGCGTTCTGCATTGCCGACGGCATCGGTTACATCAAGCTGGGACAGTTCGCACGGACGACCTTCGACGAGATGCAGGCATCGCTGGATACGTTGCGTGCGCAGGGCGCCACCAAACTCATCTTCGACCTGAGGGGCAACTCGGGCGGCTATCTCGACCAGGCCATCATGGTCGCCAACGAATTCCTGCACAAAGACCAGCTGATCGTCTACACGGAAGACCGCCAGCATAAACAACTCCGCGAATACGCCGACGGCACGGGCGCCGCACAGGACATGGATGTTGTGGTGCTGATCGACGAGGGAAGCGCGTCGTCGAGCGAAATCCTCGCCGGGGCATTACAGGATAACGACCGTGGTACGATTGTTGGTCGCCGTTCGTTCGGCAAGGGACTCGTCCAGCGTCAGATCCCGTACAGCGACGGATCGGCATTGCGGCTCACCACGGCGCGTTACTACACGCCTACGGGCCGTTCGATCCAGAAACCCTATACGATCGGCGACGACGAAAGTTACGAAGAGGACATCTGGAACCGGTATAAGAACAACGAGTTCTTCTCGGCCGACAGCATCCACTTCGCGGATTCGCTCAAACGGGTGACTCCGGGCGGGAAGGTGGTCTACGGCGGCGGGGGTATCATGCCCGATGTCTTCGTGCCGGCCGATACGACCGACGTAACGAAATATTTTGTCGAGGTGGCGGGGCGCAACATCCTCTACCGCTACACGATTGAATATGCAGACCGTCACCGCGAAGCGTTGAACCGGGTCAGGACGATCCCCGAACTCCAGGCGTTGCTGGACAGCGACAAGGGCCTCGTGGAGGATTTCATCCGCTATGCGGCACGCAAAGGCGTCGCGCCCGATTACCGGGACATCGCCCGCTCGCGCAAGCTGATCGAGGCCCAGCTGAGGGCTTATATCGGCCGCAACACGGCGCTGGAGGACAACGGCTTCTACGCCAACATCTATCCCGTCGACAACGTGGTGGTGCGTGCCATCGGGATATTAAACGATACACAGAAAAATGATTAA
- the rsgA gene encoding ribosome small subunit-dependent GTPase A yields MGKRFTGVVIRATGSWYEVLHDGEAVRCRIRGRLRLKGIRSTNPVVVGDQVTCESDDGGDYVICDICPRRNYVIRRASNLSKESHIIAANIDQALLLATLRAPETATEFVDRFLVTCEAYKVPVTIALSKADLQDPSAMAEFRAVYEGAGYRVLEVSATEGVGVEAVCELLEGRVTLLSGNSGVGKSTLIHAIDPSLDIRTGEISDSHHKGRHTTTFSTMYPLAGGGAVIDTPGIKGFGLIDIDDAELWHYFPEMMRVAPECRFYNCTHTHEPGCAVVEAVREGKIAYARYESYLKILDEDEKYRK; encoded by the coding sequence ATGGGAAAACGGTTCACAGGCGTGGTGATACGCGCCACAGGGAGTTGGTACGAGGTGCTGCACGACGGGGAGGCCGTCCGCTGCCGCATCCGCGGGCGCCTGCGTCTGAAAGGCATCCGGTCGACCAACCCGGTGGTGGTGGGCGACCAGGTCACCTGCGAGTCCGACGACGGGGGCGACTACGTCATCTGCGACATCTGTCCCCGCCGCAACTATGTGATCCGTCGGGCTTCGAACCTTTCGAAGGAGTCCCATATCATCGCCGCAAACATCGACCAGGCATTGCTGCTGGCGACATTGCGGGCCCCGGAAACGGCCACGGAGTTCGTAGACCGCTTCCTGGTGACCTGCGAGGCCTACAAGGTGCCCGTAACGATCGCACTTTCGAAAGCCGACCTGCAGGATCCGTCAGCCATGGCGGAATTCCGCGCCGTATACGAAGGTGCCGGATACCGCGTGCTGGAGGTTTCGGCCACGGAAGGTGTCGGCGTCGAAGCGGTCTGCGAACTGCTCGAAGGCCGCGTGACGCTGTTGTCGGGGAACTCGGGCGTTGGAAAATCGACGCTCATACATGCCATCGACCCGTCGCTCGACATCCGTACAGGGGAGATCTCCGACAGCCACCATAAAGGGCGTCATACCACGACCTTCTCGACGATGTACCCGCTGGCCGGGGGCGGGGCGGTGATCGACACGCCCGGCATCAAGGGGTTCGGGCTGATCGACATCGACGATGCCGAGCTGTGGCACTATTTTCCGGAGATGATGCGCGTCGCCCCTGAGTGCCGCTTCTACAACTGCACCCACACTCACGAGCCGGGGTGCGCCGTGGTCGAAGCGGTCAGGGAGGGGAAAATCGCCTATGCCCGCTACGAGAGTTACCTGAAAATCCTCGATGAAGATGAAAAATACCGCAAATAG